CGTCGTGCTCGGTGCCCACGTGGTCCGGGTGCGCGCCGATGGCCACGTACTGCCCGCGCAGTGCCGGGTCGCTCCCCGGGAGCACGGCGACCACGTTGCGCACGGGGTGCGGCGTCGGCCGCTCGAAGAAGGTGAACGCGCCGGTGACCGTCTTCCCCGCGGCGCCCACCTGCAGGTTCGACAGGGGAGCGCCCAGGATGCGCTCCGCCGCCGCGTTGCTGATGATCAGCCCCGCGGGAAGGCGGGCCGGCGCCTGCTCCTCGCCCTTGAGCTCGGTGCGCTCGTTGGAGAGGAAGCCGCGCAGCCCCTGTCCGGTGATGTCGAGCGTGGCGAACGCGACGCCCGCCGCATCCGCATAGCGCTCGTACGTGCGGCCCCCGGCCCAGAACGCGAACGTCGGCTGGCCGTTCTGGCCCAGGGGCGCGGCGAACACCACCAGCTTTCCGCGCGCCTGCTCGGGGGAGATCATCGTGTTGGGCTCGCCCACGCGGCCGCCGTACACGGCCTGGACGCCACTCGCGCTAAAGGCGGGGGCGAACTGCAGGATCTGCCCGTACCGGGGGACGGCGAGGAAGTCCGTGCCCACCGCATAGCTCTGCCCGTCCACCGTCAGCGTGGCGCCGGGGGCAAGGCCGCGCTGCACCATCGGCACGTCTTGGAAGTAGCCGCCGTTATCCCCCGCGGGGCGAAGGCCCAGGCGGCGCAGCTCGGAGGCGATGTACTCCGTTCCCATCGCATTGCCGCGCGTCCCGGCCTCGCGCCCCATCATGGAATCGTCGGCGAAGACGTACAGGCGCGTGCGCAGGTCCTGGGCGGAGATGGCGCCGCCGGTGGGCCGCGGCGCGTGCGTCAGGGGTTCCTGCGCGTGCGCCGGATGAGCGGCAAGGGCAGCGGCCGCGCAGGCGAGCGCGGTGAGGCGAACGTTTCGGATCACGAAAACGGCTCCTGGATGGGAAATGGAATGCCCCGGGCGCCGACAGGCGCCCGGGACGGTAGAAACAAGGATTCAGGCGCCCGTGGGCTGGGCGGGCGCGCCAGTGGGCACGCGGGAAAGCGCTTCGGACTGGGTGGCCGCGCCGCGCAGGACCCGGAGCGCCGCCTGCAGCTGCGCGTCGCGGGCGATGCCCCGCCGGAACGCCGCCGCGTCGCCGAAGGCGTAGCCGGAAACACGGTCCTCGATGACGCGGTCGATCAGCGCGGCGCCCGCGTTCCACGCCGGCAGGGGAACCGTCACCCCGCGCTTTTCCAGCCGGCGGTACAGGTCCGCGCGCCACTCGGGGGTAGCGCGGAAGCCTTCGCCCAGCCCCGGGGCGCGGTCCACGGCCATCTCCTGCACGGCGGCGTTGAACTCGCTCGCGCGGGCGCCCAGCACCACGGCCAGCGCGCGCTCGGCGCTGGCCAGGGTGTCGGCCTCGATGTGCAGGTCGGGGGTGATCCCGCCGCCGCCGTACACCACGCGCCCCGCGTCGGAACGGAAGACGGGGCGGTCGGCCACGGAGTCCGTGGGGATTTCCACCAGCCGCCCCTCGGGCGTCAGGCGGCGCGGGCGCTGGATGGTGCGCCCGCTGGGCGTGTACCAGCGGCCGGTGGTGAGCTTGAGCGCCCAGCCGCCCTCCAGCCGGAAGATGTCCTGCACCAGCCCCTTGCCGAAGGTGGTCTCGCCG
This portion of the Longimicrobium sp. genome encodes:
- a CDS encoding M28 family metallopeptidase produces the protein MIRNVRLTALACAAAALAAHPAHAQEPLTHAPRPTGGAISAQDLRTRLYVFADDSMMGREAGTRGNAMGTEYIASELRRLGLRPAGDNGGYFQDVPMVQRGLAPGATLTVDGQSYAVGTDFLAVPRYGQILQFAPAFSASGVQAVYGGRVGEPNTMISPEQARGKLVVFAAPLGQNGQPTFAFWAGGRTYERYADAAGVAFATLDITGQGLRGFLSNERTELKGEEQAPARLPAGLIISNAAAERILGAPLSNLQVGAAGKTVTGAFTFFERPTPHPVRNVVAVLPGSDPALRGQYVAIGAHPDHVGTEHDAVEHDSLKVLHRLFRPEGADQPGIDADTLSAPQKARFRAALDSVRARRPARVDSIYNGADDDGSGSMGVLEIAEHFVSLRHKPRRSILFVWHNAEELGLLGSEHFAAHPTVPLDSIVAQLNIDMIGRGAAGDTEGGGPGYLQLVGSRRLSTQLGDLVESVNTSGRHGFTFDYSMDAN
- a CDS encoding S41 family peptidase, with protein sequence GETTFGKGLVQDIFRLEGGWALKLTTGRWYTPSGRTIQRPRRLTPEGRLVEIPTDSVADRPVFRSDAGRVVYGGGGITPDLHIEADTLASAERALAVVLGARASEFNAAVQEMAVDRAPGLGEGFRATPEWRADLYRRLEKRGVTVPLPAWNAGAALIDRVIEDRVSGYAFGDAAAFRRGIARDAQLQAALRVLRGAATQSEALSRVPTGAPAQPTGA